The following coding sequences are from one Leishmania major strain Friedlin complete genome, chromosome 36 window:
- a CDS encoding putative T-lymphocyte triggering factor, with product MPPKATTAAAGGKQREKGKKGGAAAVDSVMELRNMEDIHEVLAKAQQLRNYFQVERDKVNGMWDITKKELENEQFSLQNAESELEELEREHQVEMKVYQQKVRHLLYDHKVTLKQLRDESDAALRQAEAAHTQRMHQLEVERQQRMTGMQSAREAQESRIVDQRDGHQYMLTVTKRRNHEKELARLQASYEAKLSTLREDLELRRRAEVQDAEERYHLHINHLIQQHEDKFNEMKAYYNHITHNNLEIIQSLKDEIVTMKKNDEHNEGLMFEIEKENENLVAPLEQLEKEVAELQVKKQQHIQDKQSLRSFRTRYKLLQQQLCALRQEKEMLEDQYKNVYDEREDLRAKFESALREAMDVVADRNNSLQQNLIEAHARLEQRDAQLEGVLRAMGLEPVAMELISNEIDAELQGKNQVIKDLHFEMRRLEKKVNAMVEEYERRCRTVGVPPLDRASVMQV from the coding sequence ATGCCACCGAAGGCGACGACAGCCGCTGCAGGCGGCAagcagagggagaagggcaagaagggtggcgctgcagccgtggACTCGGTCATGGAGCTGCGCAACATGGAAGACATCCACGAGGTTCTAGccaaggcgcagcagctgcgcaactACTTTCAGGTAGAGCGCGATAAGGTGAACGGCATGTGGGACATCACCAAAAAGGAGCTAGAGAATGAGCAGTTCAGCCTGCAGAACGCCGAaagcgagctggaggagctggaaCGCGAGCATCAGGTGGAGATGAAGGTCTACCAGCAGAAGGTGCGCCATCTCCTGTACGACCACAAGGTTACCTTGAAGCAACTGCGCGACGAGAGCGACGCGGCACTGCGgcaggccgaggcggcgcacaccCAGCGGATGCATCAACTAGAGGTGGAACGGCAACAGCGCATGACTGGTATGCAGTCCGCTCGTGAGGCCCAGGAAAGTCGAATTGTGGATCAGCGCGATGGTCACCAGTACATGCTCACAGTTACGAAGCGTCGCAACCACgagaaggagctggcgcgaCTGCAGGCCTCGTACGAGGCGAAGCTGAgcacgctgcgcgaggacCTGGAACTGCGACGCCGAGCCGAGGTCCAGGATGCAGAAGAGCGATACCACCTTCACATCAACCACCTTATCCAGCAGCACGAGGACAAGTTTAATGAGATGAAGGCCTACTACAACCACATCACGCACAACAACCTTGAAATAATCCAGTCCCTTAAGGACGAGATTGTCACCATGAAGAAAAACGACGAGCACAACGAGGGCCTGATGTTCGAGATCGAGAAGGAAAACGAGAACCTCGTGGCACCGCTGGAGCAGTTAgagaaggaggtggcggagctTCAAGtcaagaagcagcagcacattcAGGACAAGCAAAGTTTGCGTAGCTTCCGCACCCGATACAAGTTGCTTCAGCAACAACTGTGCGCGTTGCGGCAGGAGAAGGAGATGCTGGAGGATCAGTACAAGAACGTCTATGACGAGCGCGAGGACCTGCGCGCGAAGTTCGAGTCCGCCTTGCGGGAGGCAATGGATGTCGTCGCTGATCGCAACAactcgctgcagcagaacctgatcgaggcgcacgcgcggctgGAGCAGCGCGATGCACAGCTGGAGGGCGTGCTGCGTGCCATGGGCCTGGAGCCGGTCGCGATGGAGCTCATCTCGAACGAGATCGACGCCGAGTTGCAGGGGAAGAATCAAGTCATCAAGGACCTGCACTTCGAGATGCGCCGACTGGAGAAGAAGGTGAACGCCATGGTTGAGGAGTacgagcgccgctgccgtaccGTTGGCGTACCACCGCTCGACCGTGCAAGCGTCATGCAGGTCTGA
- a CDS encoding 60S ribosomal protein L37a codes for MAKRTVKMGVMGRYGTRYGANPRKRAKKLEVSQHAKHFCSFCGKFAFRRKAVGIWRCDGCSKTVAGGAYTLSTPNNSTVRSTVRRLRELAKI; via the coding sequence ATGGCGAAGCGCACAGTGAAGATGGGCGTGATGGGCCGCTACGGCACCCGTTACGGCGCAAACCCGCGTAAGCGCGCGAAGAAGCTGGAAGTGTCCCAGCACGCCAAGCACTTCTGCTCCTTCTGCGGTAAGTTTGCATTCCGCCGCAAGGCCGTCGGCATCTGGCGttgcgacggctgcagcaagaccgtcgccggtggcgctTACACCCTTAGCACTCCCAACAACAGCACCGTTCGCTCCACGGTCCGCCGTCTACGCGAGCTGGCCAAGATCTAA
- the NT2 gene encoding inosine-guanosine transporter, translated as MTGQSAALQGSNSALPWYRMGFHTLAEFNTYATFVLLGMSIMMVTSAVTSAPDFVTKYFIYATGDPDAVAEAPLFWNNANTFYNAGTYAMQVVTEIASLTPFMRSIPLGIRLFLGLGIPFVELVVIIAVPAATISSQNGAIAVIMVVAVMGGLSKALCDSCTNALVGPFPTKFMNGAQWGLTVIALLMSIIQIILQVSMGSTFQDVLTISRIYFGIGIGIQVMAIVALVLLRYNPFAQKYIAEFRAAALRRRGHVEADDLQDSKEPATGDVAEAPKAGEKEVAADDTEETDEVRAVPSDAFVVKSGAVLQATGDADQMVDLDQTKNITSTEQMLRASVWSVFKRIYPMLLCAFTIFFTTLLVFPGVFFLVPARSGWYMTIIVTLFNAGDFVARVLLMIRVLRPSPKLVIVGTFGRLAVIPLIVLCVRGFIPGVTLPYILIFLFGLTNGYFGTMSCIHCPRTPTLHYAGERSVAAMLSGISLMLGLCFGSNLSLAITLTY; from the coding sequence ATGACGGGCCAATCTGCTGCGCTCCAGGGGAGCAACTCCGCACTCCCGTGGTACCGCATGGGTTTCCACACGCTTGCCGAGTTCAACACATACGCTACATTCGTGCTGCTCGGCATGTCCATCATGATGGTGACGAGCGCAGTCACATCTGCTCCTGACTTTGTCACCAAGTACTTCATCTACGCGACTGGCGACCCAGACGCGGTtgcggaggcgccgctgttCTGGAATAACGCGAATACCTTCTACAACGCCGGCACGTACGCTATGCAGGTCGTCACCGAGATCGCTTCACTGACTCCGTTCATGCGCTCGATTCCGCTTGGCATTCGTCTTTTCCTGGGCCTTGGCATCCCGTTTGTGGAACTGGTGGTCATCATCGCTGTGCCAGCCGCGACTATCTCATCGCAGAACGGCGCGATCGCAGTGATCATGGTGGTCGCGGTGATGGGTGGTCTCTCCAAGGCGCTATGCGACTCGTGCACGAACGCCCTTGTCGGCCCCTTCCCGACCAAGTTTATGAACGGTGCGCAGTGGGGTTTGACCGTGATCGCACTCTTAATGTCGATCATCCAGATCATCCTGCAGGTGTCTATGGGGTCAACGTTCCAGGACGTGCTCACCATCTCCCGCATCTACTTCGGTATTGGAATCGGTATTCAGGTGATGGCTATTGTGGCGCTCGTCTTGCTGCGCTACAACCCGTTCGCGCAGAAGTACATCGCTGAGttccgtgctgctgcgctgcgccgccgtggccaTGTGGAGGCAGATGACTTGCAGGACAGCAAAGAGCCCGCGACGGGCGATGTTGCGGAGGCGCCCAAGgcgggagagaaggaggtcGCCGCGGATGATACGGAGGAGACGgacgaggtgcgcgcggtgcCCAGTGACGCGTTCGTTGTCAAGAGCGGCGCGGTGCTCCAGGCGACTGGTGATGCGGATCAGATGGTGGACCTGGATCAGACGAAGAACATCACGTCGACGGAGCAGATGCTTCGCGCCTCCGTGTGGTCTGTGTTCAAGCGCATATACCCGATGCTCCTGTGCGCCTTCACCATCTTTTTCACGACTCTGCTGGTCTTCCCTGGCGTGTTCTTCTTGGTgccggcgcgcagcggctggtaCATGACTATAATTGTGACGCTGTTCAATGCGGGCGACTTCGTGGCGCGAGTTCTCCTGATGATCCGTGTGCTGCGGCCGTCGCCGAAGCTCGTCATCGTTGGTACTTTTGGCCGTCTCGCTGTCATTCCGCTGATcgtgctgtgcgtgcgcggcttCATCCCCGGTGTTACCCTGCCGTACATCCTTATCTTCCTGTTCGGGCTGACTAACGGCTACTTCGGTACGATGTCGTGCATCCActgcccgcgcacgccgacgctgcaCTACGCTGGCGAGCGCTCTGTGGCCGCCATGCTGTCGGGTATCTCGCTGATGTTGGGTCTTTGCTTCGGCTCCAACTTGTCTCTTGCCATCACTCTGACCTACTAA
- a CDS encoding putative mismatch repair protein MSH8 yields MVLVNGQVDVNSVGFTYPFLEGIDPTAPPSTISIPHKYLDAMANMERQYWDIKSKHYNVVIFFKKGKFYELYDYDAVIANREFGLKMVLDTSNRGKMRLAGVPEQSYNEWARLFVYRGYKVGRVEQMKESESEAQAAKTKVVPRELVEVLTPGTLKDPSMLSDHREVFVLSLAPVCRDGELVIDAFAVDLSLRIAYRCPCSSRNREAKTGCDTISSELSIKRENGVCGSLKDSTLRTLSALLQQLSPKEVIIPSSDWVPKDAERRQAFEHTCDEITKWTESEGFSVEHISSRALQSLSMTAMVTAEQVMASYFTFLRLASDIAIFSTATEYTAHLSGAIGADSGTAASDATLNMAASGKTSIMAYERRFDKGLVLDATTVSNLEVLTNLHDGSDKHSLNECLNRCSTNGGRRLFRSWLLRPSASSRVIAARQDAVRFLARYNLLHSLRDMEVSEQVGEKRSRSNEGLSLFSSVVSVDFERFLSRLSDIKQNDSRNIAYVDPMVQYKKNLGIILSSVQALSAMVGWGKQFLARCREVACEQGTGIPALLGELLEEVTTAEASSKRIEGLFDRQAAEESSLLIPSPGTSSVFDAATAKLRHVESKLHDVRRQLQQDVFRGAQAHFTDLGKDLFLIEVAVADAPKMTPAGMVERARNAKSVKYVVSSIEALVGAHKEATAMKAGALLTVLCSVASRICDEFPHLFSASRALSYIDCLLSLAQLHQAFPTVSYPRLCTAHERDVAVVRGWDMIHPLLTAKNPVANSLNLDDVEGRVLLLTGPNMAGKSTLMRTVALNVLLAQLGGPVLATKMELSPVDRVFTRIGARDASHKGQSTLYVELSETADILHSASARSLCLVDELGRGTSTHDGMAIAYATLHALATAKPAAPLTIFSTHYHSLAMEQARTATPTPTGAHASAVQLGYMDFVLKSETAAAFADEETNDTRRSCAPGSCVSNVVFLYRLVRGICARSYGVEVAVMAGIPHTLVQLAKAKSEALSRETAFHEDVRGIENFIRV; encoded by the coding sequence atGGTGCTTGTGAATGGTCAGGTTGATGTGAACTCGGTGGGCTTCACTTATCCCTTCCTGGAGGGGATCGACCCGactgcgccaccgtcgacTATATCGATTCCGCACAAGTACCTCGATGCAATGGCCAACATGGAAAGACAGTACTGGGACATCAAGTCGAAACACTACAACGTCGTGATTTTCTTCAAGAAGGGCAAGTTCTACGAGCTATATGACTACGACGCTGTGATTGCCAATCGAGAATTCGGCCTGAAAATGGTATTGGACACATCTAATCGCGGCAAAATGAGGTTGGCTGGCGTTCCCGAACAAAGCTACAATGAATGGGCTCGGCTTTTTGTTTATCGCGGGTACAAGGTGGGCCGTGTTGAGCAGatgaaagagagcgagagtgAGGCGCAAGCAGCGAAGACGAAGGTTGTTCCTCGTGAACTGGTCGAGGTGTTGACACCAGGCACCTTGAAAGATCCGTCAATGCTGTCTGATCACCGCGAGGTGTTTGTTTTGTCGCTTGCCCCCGTCTGTCGCGACGGGGAACTCGTAATTGACGCGTTCGCCGTTGATCTATCACTCCGCATTGCGTATCGGTGCCCATGCAGCTCTCGCAACAGAGAGGCCAAAACTGGCTGTGATACCATTTCTTCGGAGCTCAGCATCAAGAGGGAAAACGGCGTTTGCGGCTCTCTGAAGGACTCCACTTTGCGCACACTGAGCGCTCTCTTGCAACAGTTGAGCCCAAAGGAGGTGATTATACCAAGCAGCGATTGGGTTCCCAAAGATGCTGAAAGACGGCAGGCCTTCGAGCACACCTGCGACGAAATCACCAAGTGGACCGAGAGCGAAGGGTTCTCGGTAGAGCACATCTCCAGTAGGGCGCTGCAAAGCCTGTCGATGACCGCTATGGTAACCGCAGAGCAGGTGATGGCGAGCTACTTCACATTCCTTCGTCTTGCCAGCGACATTGCTATTTTCTCAACGGCAACGGAGTACACGGCGCACTTGTCTGGTGCGATCGGCGCCGACTCCGGGACAGCGGCGTCGGATGCGACGTTGAATATGGCAGCTAGTGGAAAGACCTCCATTATGGCTTATGAGCGCCGCTTTGACAAAGGTCTGGTGCTGGATGCCACCACCGTGAGCAATTTGGAAGTGCTAACAAACTTGCATGATGGCTCTGACAAGCACTCATTGAATGAGTGTCTAAATCGCTGCAGCACAAACGGTGGACGTCGCCTTTTCCGCTCCTGGCTGCTACGGCCGTCCGCGAGCTCGCGGGTCATCGCGGCGCGCCAAGACGCCGTGCGTTTTTTGGCGCGGTACAATTTGCTGCACTCTTTAAGGGACATGGAGGTTAGCGAGCAGGTCGGGGAGAAGCGATCCCGCTCCAACGAGGGACTGTCTTTGTTCTCTTCCGTAGTGTCCGTCGACTTCGAGCGCTTCCTTTCGCGTTTGTCCGACATAAAGCAGAATGACTCGCGAAACATCGCGTACGTCGATCCAATGGTGCAGTACAAGAAGAACCTTGGCATTATTCTCTCGTCTGTGCAAGCCCTAAGCGCGATGGTAGGCTGGGGCAAGCAGTTCTTGGCACGGTGCCGCGAGGTCGCGTGCGAACAGGGAACTGGCATTCCTGCACTTTTAGGGGAGCTTCTCGAGGAAGTTACTACTGCCGAAGCCAGCAGCAAGCGCATCGAAGGCTTGTTCGACCGCCAAGCCGCTGAGGAGAGTAGCTTGCTGATTCCCTCGCCAGGAACGTCGAGCGTGTTCGACgcggcaacggcgaagcTGAGGCATGTCGAGTCAAAGCTGCACGACGTGCGACGCCAGCTGCAACAAGATGTGTTCCGAGGTGCGCAGGCTCATTTTACCGATCTGGGGAAAGATCTGTTCTTGATTGAGGTTGCTGTGGCCGATGCGCCAAAGATGACACCTGCCGGGATGGTAGAAAGGGCGCGGAACGCGAAGAGCGTCAAATACGTCGTGTCCTCTATCGAAGCTCTCGTGGGGGCTCACAAGGAGGCCACCGCCATGAAAGCCGGAGCTTTGCTTACCGTTCTGTGCAGCGTTGCGAGCCGCATCTGTGACGAGTTTCCGCACCTTTTTTCGGCTAGCCGGGCCCTATCGTATATTGATTGTTTACTAAGCTTGGCGCAGCTCCATCAAGCGTTTCCCACGGTGTCCTATCCACGGCTTTGCACGGCACACGAGCGTGATGTCGCCGTGGTGCGCGGGTGGGACATGATCCACCCCCTTCTCACGGCAAAGAACCCTGTAGCGAACAGTCTGAACCTAGACGACGTCGAGGGACGCGTTTTGCTTCTGACCGGTCCTAATATGGCGGGCAAGAGCACGCTGATGCGCACTGTTGCCCTAAACGTGCTCCTGGCACAGCTAGGCGGGCCTGTGCTGGCTACCAAGATGGAACTCTCCCCGGTCGACCGCGTCTTCACCCGCATTGGTGCCCGCGATGCATCGCACAAAGGCCAAAGTACCCTATACGTGGAGCTCAGCGAGACCGCCGATATCCTGCACAGCGCAAGCGCGCGCAGTCTGTGCCTTGTCGACGAGCTTGGACGAGGGACGTCGACGCACGATGGCATGGCTATCGCGTACGCCACGCTGCACGCCTTGGCGACGGCCAagcctgcagcgcctctcACTATTTTCTCCACACATTACCATTCCCTAGCGATGGAGCAGGCACGTACAGCAACACCCACTcccacaggcgcacacgcaagtGCGGTACAGCTGGGGTACATGGATTTTGTTCTGAAATCCGAGACAGCGGCTGCTTTTGCGGACGAGGAGACTAACGacacgaggcgcagctgtgcACCGGGGTCGTGCGTGTCGAATGTGGTGTTTTTGTACCGACTGGTCCGCGGCATCTGCGCCCGCAGCTACGGCGTAGAGGTTGCAGTGATGGCTGGTATCCCACACACGTTGGTGCAGCTGGCGAAGGCAAAATCAGAGGCGCTGTCGCGCGAGACCGCCTTCCACGAAGATGTGCGTGGTATCGAAAACTTCATCCGCGTTTGA